The following is a genomic window from Nitrospira sp..
GGATGTCAGGGTTGGTGGCACGGAGCTGCTAGGGGACTATTATCGGGTTTTTTCTCGGTGTATGCGGGATCTCGGTACGCCGGTGTACGAGAAGAGGTTTTTTGAAACTATTCTCGAGACCTTTCCCAAAGAAGCGCGACTATGTGTCGTCTCTCTCAATGGGGCTCCGCTTGCGTCAGGGTTTCTGTATGGCTTTCGGAATAGGCTGGAAATCCCCTGGGCTGCGTCCGATAAACGATTCAGCCGATTATCGCCCAATATGTTCTTGTATGGGGCTGTTTTAGAGTTTGCTTGCCGGGAAGGATTCAAGGAGTTTGATTTTGGCCGATCCTCCGTCGATAGCGGAACCTATCGATTCAAGGCGCAATGGGGCGCGCAGCCGCACCAGTTGTACTGGTATTATTGGCTTTCCGAGGGGCGCGCGATTCCGGAGTTGAATCCAGACAACCCCAAGTTCAAAGCGGCGATTGCAGTGTGGCAGCGCCTGCCGTTGCCAATCGCCAATCTGATTGGCCCACACCTGGTGAAGTACCTGCCATGAAGCTTCAGCGAACCATCCCGCCGACGGCAGCGCCGCTTTCTTTCGGAGATCTTGTGTGGTCTGTCAGCGGCCTTTTGGGTGGGCAGCGGCAGCGAGCAAAGCGGATTCTAGAATTGAAGACCCATTATGGTGCAGGTGCGGCTTTTCTTGTCTCGTCAGGAAAAGCGGCGCTGACGGTCATTCTCACATCGCTGGCTCGTGCAAGTCGCCGGAGGCAGGTGATCATTCCCGCCTACACCTGTTTTTCCGTTCCGTCCGCAGTTGTGAAGGCCGGGCTTGAGGTGGTGCTTTGCGACGTGGACCCGAACACGCTCGATTTCAAGTTTGCCGAGCTTGAGGGTTTGCTCAATGACCAGGTGCTCTGCGTCGTCTCAACCCATCTGTTTGGCCGCCCCGCGGATACGGTACGGGTGAAACATTTATGTGAAGGGAAAGGCATCTTCGTGGTTGAAGATGCCGCGCAGGCGATGGGAGGCCAGGTAGACAGCCGTCTCCTTGGGATGATTGGGGATGTCGGATTTTATAGCCTGGGCCGGGGCAAGAATATGACGTGCGGCACAGGTGGAATCATTCTAACCAGCTCTGCTCCACTCGCGGAAGCGATCGAAGCGGAATACGCGAGTTTGCCTGAAGCCCCTTGGCTTCACGTTGTTCGCAATTGGCTCGAGCTTTTCGTGATGTGCATTTTTATTCATCCGGCGTTGTACTGGTTTCCCGCGGGACTGCCTTTTCTCGGGTTGGGGGAAACCAAGTTTTATACGGACTTTCAGATGTTTCGAATGGATGATGTGCGGGCGCGTTTGCTCAATGGCTGGCAGCGGAAATTGATGCAAGCTAATCAGGGACGGTCTGCCCGTGCGCGTCGGCTGGTTGAAGGGCTGGATCTCATTCGGAAGGGTATTCAACCGATTATGGGAGAGGGCTCGCTCTTTCTCCGGCTGCCTGTGCTGGTGAGTAGCCGAGAAGCGAAAGAGGCGGTTTGCCGGCTGAGCCGCGAGCAGGGGGCTGGGCTGAGCCCGAACTATCCGGCTACCGTTCAAGCAATACCGGAATTGGCTGGACGCTTGGAAGGCCGAAGGTATCCCGGCGCTCAGGCAATCGTCGATCGATTAGTCACCGTGCCTACGCATCAGTTTGTGTCGGAGCAGGACCGTCGAAAGATAGAATGTGTCTTGGCTACTCAGGGAGAGTGCTCTGTTCAAGGGAATGCCGCGGCCGGAGATCCATCCACCAGGGGGACCGGTCATCGTCACGCCCAGGCCAGAAACTAGCGAGATAAGGCTCATGTCACTCTCTAATTGCATGCTCTCGATATTCTGGGTATCGGTCGTATTTGTCTTCTATGCCTATATAGGGTATCCGCTGCTGTTGATGACAATTGGAATTCTGCGTAATCGTCCGGTGAGGAAAGCTTCGAACCATCCGGCGGTTGCATTGATCATCACTGCCTACAATGAAGAAAAACGAATTCGTGAAAAGTTGGAGAATACGCTTCGTCAAGACTATCCCCGCGAGCGGCTCGACATCGTCGTCGCGTCCGATTGCTCCACCGATGGGACCGATGATTTGGTCCGCTCGTATGGGCCGTCAGGAGTTCGATTAGTTCGGTCGACCGCGAAGGGCGGGAAGGAGGCGGCGCAGAAGCTTGCCGTCGAGTCGACGACCGGAGAGATTCTGGTATTTTCCGATACCGCCACAATGCTTAATCCCCAGGCCATTTCCACGATTGTACGGAACTTTGCCGATCCAACGGTCGGCTGCGTCAGCAGCGTTGACCGGTTTATCGACGTGGATGGAGCGGTGAGTGGAGAAGGCGCCTACGTTCGTTACGAGATGTTTCTTCGGAACCTCGAAACGCGGGTCAACACGCTGGTCGGGTTGAGCGGGTCCTTCTTCGCCGCCCGTCGAGCGGTATGCCAGAACTGGGCTCCGGACCTTCAGAGCGATTTCAATACGCTGCTCAATAGTGTCAGACTAGGGCTTCGCGGAGTCGCCGACCCGGAGAGCGTCGGATTCTATAAGAATCTGGCCGATCCAAAAAAAGAGTACGATCGTAAGGTCCGAACCATTGTTCGAGGGATTTCGGTGTTTATGAAGAGCTTAGCTCTTCTCAATCCATTTCGGTATCACCTATTCGCCTGGCAGCTGATTAGCCACAAGCTCTGTCGCTGGCTCGTGCCGTTCGCAATGATTGGAGCGCTGGGGGCCAACCTTATGCTCGCGCCATCAGCTTTCTTTTATCAAGGAACGTTGATGATTCAAGTGGGATTTTATACTGTGGCGTTGGCGTATCTTGTCACCACGCGCTTGCCGAGTATCGGGATGCTGCGAATCCCCTCATTTTTCGTCATGGTGAACATTTCGATTCTCGATGCTTGGGTCCGCTATTGCCGCGGTGAGCGGATCGTGTCGTGGACTCCTTCTAAGCGATAGCACGTTTGAGCTGTACAGAAAGGGAACGCCGATGGAAAATGTTGAGGTAACAAACAAAACACTTCGCCAGTTTGGTCTTATGGTCGGCGGAGTCTTTCTTGTGATTGGGCTATGGCCGTTTCTTTGGCGGCAGGAGGTCATGCGGGAGTGGGCGGTCGCGCTTGGCGCGCTCTTGTCTGTGGCTGGGCTTGCTGTTCCGGTCAGCTTGAAATATTTGTACCAAGGATGGATGTGGATCGGACATGTCATGGGATGGATCAATACCCGAATTATTTTGGGGGTTCTATTCTATGGGATTGTCACGCCGATGGGTTTGGTGATGAAGTTGGCGGGGCGTGACCCCATGTGCCGGGGATTTGACCCCAGCGCTTCAACGTACCGGGTGATTCGTACCCCTCGACCGGCGTCTCATATGAAGAATATGTTCTGAGCGAGTCTATTTTTAGGAGGATGGCAGATGGGCGATTTTATTCAAGAGTTGTGGGCATTCATGAAAGAGCGGAAAAAGTTCTGGCTCCTGCCGATTATTCTCGTACTTGTTCTGCTCGGCAGTCTGATTGTCTTGACTCAGGGGTCGGCCGTCGCGCCCTTTATCTATACGCTGTTTTAGTAAGGCGGTTTGCCAGGACGATCTAGATGATGTCTTAGGGTGATGGTGTGATCGCACGTCTCAAGGCCGCAACGTGGAGGACATTAGGCGGACTCTACTCAGGCTCCGGACTCTCACAGTTCCGGCATCAGGGGCGTGTGATCGTGCTGACCTACCACCGGGTTGTGCCTCAGACGGTGGTTGAGCGTCAGCACATTCAGCCGGGCATGTATATGCTGGAGGAGTCGTTCGCCGCGCATATCGCCTATCTCCGTGAGCGATTTACGATTCTTGCCTTGGACGATCTGCTGGACCTTTGGCGGACGAATCAGTTCAAGCGAGACCAGTCCTACTGCGTCATCACCTTTGATGATGGATGGAGAGATAACTATCAGTTCGCCTTTCCTATCCTGAGAAGGCATGTGGTCCCAGCGACAATCTTTCTTGCGACCGATTTTATTGGCACCACTCGATGGTTTTGGCCGGATCGAATGATGTTGGTGTTGGAGCGGGCTAGGGCACAGAGGAGTGATTCGATTACCCGTGATGAAGTTTCGGCAATGTTGGTCGATACGGTCGGAGTTCGTCAGACCACTGATGGGAGTTTCATGTCCGTGAAATCAGGTATGTCGATCGACTCTAGTGCGATCGTTGAACTCTGTAAGGAAGTAGCGGTCGATGAGATTGAAGCGCTCATAGACCGTCTTGGTCGTGCCCTTGATCTGAACGTTTCTTCAGAGCGGGTTCTTCTTGATTGGACTGAGGTGCGCGAGATGGCTGCCCAGGGGGTGTCATTCGGATCGCATTCCTGCTCACATCGGATTTTGACGAATATTCCCTTGTCAGAGGTCAGTCATGAGTTAATCGAGTCTCGGAATGCGATGCTTCAACAGGGGATCGCTCCATCCTCGGCATTCTGTTACCCCAATGGAAACTTCAATTCCGATATTCAAAAGTTGGTCGAGGGGGGCGGGTACCGTGCAGCGGTTGGATGCGAAATAGGATTGGAAGGCGATTGCCCGGACGATCTGTATGCGCTGAAAAGAGTCAGTCTTCATGAGGACAGCAGCTCATCGTATTCACTGCTCGCATTAGCGTTGTCTGGTCTTCGGTAACCGATGGTCGCGCAACGAATGCATAGAGGACCGAACTTGTGATGGAGCCGAAGGCCTGCGTGCTCGTAACAGATGGCCAGGAGCGTGCCGCGCTCGCGATTACCCGAAGCTTGGGGCAAGCGGGTCTTCGGGTGATCGTTGGCGCGGAAACCTCGCAGTCTCTGGCAGGTGCTTCGAAATACTGTAGCCGGACCTGGCAGTATCCGTCGCCGCAGAAAGATCCTTCCCGGTTTGTGTCTAGTTTGAGCGATGCCGTCGACCAATTGGGCCTTACCGCGATTATGCCAGTGACGGATGCTACGACGCAGTTGCTCGCGGCGCGAAGAGGCCAATTTCAGACTGCTGTTTTGGATACTCTTCCTTCGCTGGAAAGTTATGAGCTGGTATCCGACAAGTACCGGTTGATGAAAGTTGCTCAGGATCTTGGCGTGCCGATTCCCACAACGGTCTATGTCTCCGATGGAGATCTCGCATCCGTGCTTGACCGGGTGACCACATTCCCCGTTGTGGTCAAGCCCGGACGATCACTGCAAATGGTCGACGGTAGATGGACTAAGACCAGCGTGCATTTTGTATCCTCGATCGAAGAATTGACGGAGTTGTATCGAAGCGTCCCCTATTTGAAGAATCCCTCGCTCATTCAGCAGCGGGTTGAGGGGGAGGGCCAGGGAGTCTTCGGGCTTTTTGATCAGGGCCGGCCTTGTGCGCTGTTTGCGCATCGGCGCATTCGAGAGAAACCGCCTGCCGGAGGAGTGAGTGTATTGAGAGAAAGCATCGAGCTTCCCAAGCTCATGACTGATTACGCGGTCAAGTTGCTGGAACATGTGAAATGGCATGGTGTGGCGATGGTTGAGTTTAAGGTTGATCCAATGTCGAAGATCCCAAAACTGATGGAGATCAATGGGCGGTTCTGGGGGTCATTGCAGCTGGCGATCGATGCAGGACTCAACATGCCCTACCTCCTCCATCGGGTCGCAAGCGGATTGCCTGTGGCTGTGCCGAATAATGCCTATCAAGTCGGGACGCGATCCCGCTGGCTTCTTGGAGATCTCGACCATCTGTTACTGCGATTGACAAGGTCGAATGCAGCGCTCCACTTGGGGCCGGAGGCTCCGTCTCGATGGCGCTGTTTGGTGGATTTTTCGAAGTTGTTTCAGCGGAGGTTGCATTATGAAGTGGAGTCGCTGAGCGATCCTCGCCCGGCATTGATGGAGTATCGTGCGTGGATTAGCCAGTTAGTGGGAGGAGCGCGATGAGTACGAGCGACACCCCAAGTGTAGGCGCGCATTGCTGGACGTTTTTTCGAGCGCTCCGTGCGACAGCGGGATACATTGTTGGAAAACTGAATTTCGTTCGCCATCCGTATGAGCGGTGGTCGACCGTCCGATTGCCGGACTCCGTTCAGTCTGTTCTCTTTGTCTGCAAGGGTAATATCTGCAGGAGCCCTTTAGGCGAAGTGTGTTTTCGATCTCTTGCCGTACAGGCAGGACGGCCGCTGACAATTAGTTCAGCCGGACTTGAAACAACCCCAGGAAAGCCAGCCCATCTCAAGGCTCAGGCCACGGCGATCGAGCAGGGCCTGTCGCTGGAGAAACATACGACGACTCAAGTGCATGAAGAATTGCTGGATCGATCAGATCTGATCGTCGTGATGGAAGTGGCTCAAAAAGATCGGATTCATGGGCTGTATCCTAAAACGATTGGGAAGGTGGTGTTGTTGGGGCGCTTTGATTCTACTGGTCCTCTTGAAATTGCAGATCCCTACAGCGGCACGAGTGACGATTTCCGTTCCTGCTACCAGCAAGTGAAACGATGCTGCCAAGGCCTGGCCGTCCGACTGGATATGAGCATCGATGATCAGAAGGTGCGTCCGTTATTTCCGAGTTCTCCAGCAGCCAAATGACAGCGAGTGAATCGAAGACGACCGTGTTGCATCTGTCGACCAGCAGTGGCCCAGGCGGAGCAGAGCGAATGATCAGCACGCTTGCGGCGGCCCTGAATCACAGCCACGCACGAGTCATTGTCGGACTGTTTCGGCCTGGTTGGCTGCAAACGGAATGTGAACGCCTTGGAGTGAGCGTGATGGTCATCCCGCTCACAGGAGTCTTTGGCCTGCACTGGTTCTTGAAGTCTTGGCGCTTGATCCGCAAAGAACGGGTGGCGCTCATTCATGCTCATGAATTTAGTGCGATTGTCTGCGGCTGGATTTTAGCTAAGATTGCCGGGGTGCCGCTCGTTGCGACGGTGCACGGGAAAAATTATTTTTGGGAGAAGTGGCGGCGACGGATAGCCTATCGACTTGTCAGCCGATATGGCAACCTGATCGCAGTGTCAGAAGACTTGAAGCGGTTTATCTGTGACAAGGTTGGTGTGGCTGCGAGGCAGGTTCAGGTGATCTATAACGGTGTTGCTCCGGCACAAATAATTGCGGCTGATGAGACTCAAGCGTGCAAGGCCGAGCTTGAGATTGTTGGACGTTACCCCGTGCTGGGGGTTGTCGGCAGTCTGTATCCGGTCAAGGGGCATCGGTTCCTTATTTCGGCAATGCCGGAGCTCATTCGACGGTGGCCAGATGCAGTTTTGTTGGTGATTGGGCGGGGCGAGCTTGAAGCCTCGCTCAAGGCGCAAGTAGAACAGCTAGGAATAGCAGCGAATGTTCGCTTCTTGGGGATGAGGCAAGATGTTCCGAGACTGCTGTCGGTCTTAGATGTGTTTGTCTTGCCGTCATTGTCGGAAGGACTTTCCCTGGCACTGCTTGAGGCGATGGCATCTGGGAAACCGGTGGTGGCGACATCTGTCGGTGGAAATCCTGAATTAGTCGATCAGGGCCAGACGGGATTGCTGGTTCCTTCCGAAGATGCTGGAAGCCTGGCCGACAGATTGGTCGAACTTATACAGGACTTTCCCCTGATGCAACGCTTCTCAGTCCAGGGGACAACTCGAGCTCATGAACGCTTTAGTCTTGAGCATATGACCGTTCAGTATCGTGGACTGTACGCACGGCTTTTGTCAGACGGAGATGAGAGCGCGGTATGATGAGGCCAGATGTTGGCAGGGCACAGCTCGCTGCAACGTCTAAATTGAAGCTGGGGAGCCTTGCGCCGTTGCGCCAAGCTCCCGAGAGCAAGGCCGGATTTTACCTGGTGCTGGCATACCTTCTGTTCGAATTCGGCCGTCCGCAGGAAATTGTTCCCGGTCTTAGAGCCATTCCATTTGGAACAGGTCTCTCGGTCTTGATTCTCTTAAATGTTCTGATGTCAGGGAAGTTGGATTTTTCCAGGACTCAGACGAAATTGTGGATCCCGCTCTTTGCTGTCATGGCGGTTCACGTGCCGCTGGCGGTGAATAACTTTTGGGCGCTGATGACGTTTAAGGATATGTTTCTCTTGTTTTGTGTGTATCTTGGCATTGTGGTTTTCGTCAATTCTCTCGAAAGAATGATGACGCTGATGAAACTGTGGATGGGGGTCCATGGATTTCTCGCTGTCATGGGTGTCGTCAAAGGAGGGGTTGGCATCGGAGCGTGGATGGGAGACGAGAACGACTTTTGTATGGTCATGGATATGGCCGCGCCGTTCGGCTACTTTCTGTTTTTCGGCGCAACGGGGATGACGCAGAAGTTGAAGTATCTGGGGATGCTGGGGACATTTATTCTTGGCGCGATGGCCAGCCTGTCTCGCGGTGGTTTTATCGGCTTGGCGTCGGTGGGAGTCTATTGCTGGTACCGGTCCCCGAAAAAGCTCAATGCCTTTCTCCTAGTTGTTGTTGCAGTTGTATTTATGGTGATCCTGGCTCCGGACAGGTACTGGGATGAAATTGCCTCGTCAACTAGCGCGGAGACCATGGGGCAGGATGGCACTGGAGGGGCTAGGCTGTATACCTGGGGCATTGGCATGAATATGTTTTTCTCTAATCCAATTATTGGAATTGGGCAGAGTAATTTCCCCTGGACTTTCTCTATTTATGAGGCCGGGCAGACATTTAACGAAAGATCGTTCGGAGGACGGCAGGCTCATTCTGCGTGGGTGACTCTTATCGCTGAATTAGGTCTGGTAGGGATTGCAATCGTTGGCGCCATGCTGTTCCAAAGTTACAGGGATTTGAAGTTTGTGAGAACAACGTTCGCGCCTCCATCGGCGAGACAAACACATGGCCAAACGGTTCGTGCCAAAGAAGATATCCGTGTGTACCTCGCCATGGCGATGGAGGGGAGTTTGATTGGCTACATTGTCAGTAGCGTGTTTATTTCTACGCTGTGGTACCCCAGTCTATGGATTATGATGGCCTTTGTGGTGGCCCTCAGAAATATTTCAGAGGGGCAGAGTGCTGAGGTTTCTGCAAAGACGGTACAAAGCAAATATCCCTGGGGCAGTTCTCTCCAACAGGCAGGCGAGAGGCCGAGCTCTCGTTTCTAAACCGCAGCGCGATATTGTTCGCTTCTCCGGTTGAAAAGGCACTGATTTCATCGAAGTTGAGTGGTTATCCTGAAGCTGTGAGGCTCTGTGTGAGTTCGTGTCAAGAATTCAGCAAGGAGAGTTGTAATGCCTTCAAGGGGCTTCGCTGCTTCTCCTGAAAAAGCCATTTCAATCTGTCATGTAGCGGTAGGAGATCTCTGGGCGGGAGCGGAGGTCCAACTCAAGGTCTTGCTCTCGAAGCTTGTGCTGAGACCGGAGTTTAACCTATCTGTCATCCTATTCAATGGCGGAAGGTTGAGTGAAGAAATTGAGAAGCTGAACATTCCCGTTGCCGTGTTCCCT
Proteins encoded in this region:
- a CDS encoding Glycosyl transferase (MaGe:77310383) encodes the protein MSLSNCMLSIFWVSVVFVFYAYIGYPLLLMTIGILRNRPVRKASNHPAVALIITAYNEEKRIREKLENTLRQDYPRERLDIVVASDCSTDGTDDLVRSYGPSGVRLVRSTAKGGKEAAQKLAVESTTGEILVFSDTATMLNPQAISTIVRNFADPTVGCVSSVDRFIDVDGAVSGEGAYVRYEMFLRNLETRVNTLVGLSGSFFAARRAVCQNWAPDLQSDFNTLLNSVRLGLRGVADPESVGFYKNLADPKKEYDRKVRTIVRGISVFMKSLALLNPFRYHLFAWQLISHKLCRWLVPFAMIGALGANLMLAPSAFFYQGTLMIQVGFYTVALAYLVTTRLPSIGMLRIPSFFVMVNISILDAWVRYCRGERIVSWTPSKR
- a CDS encoding Low molecular weight protein-tyrosine-phosphatase Wzb (Modular protein) (MaGe:77310388), translated to MSTSDTPSVGAHCWTFFRALRATAGYIVGKLNFVRHPYERWSTVRLPDSVQSVLFVCKGNICRSPLGEVCFRSLAVQAGRPLTISSAGLETTPGKPAHLKAQATAIEQGLSLEKHTTTQVHEELLDRSDLIVVMEVAQKDRIHGLYPKTIGKVVLLGRFDSTGPLEIADPYSGTSDDFRSCYQQVKRCCQGLAVRLDMSIDDQKVRPLFPSSPAAK
- a CDS encoding conserved membrane protein of unknown function (Evidence 4 : Unknown function but conserved in other organisms; MaGe:77310384) yields the protein MLGSAIAAVSGSCRGLLLSDSTFELYRKGTPMENVEVTNKTLRQFGLMVGGVFLVIGLWPFLWRQEVMREWAVALGALLSVAGLAVPVSLKYLYQGWMWIGHVMGWINTRIILGVLFYGIVTPMGLVMKLAGRDPMCRGFDPSASTYRVIRTPRPASHMKNMF
- a CDS encoding hypothetical protein (Evidence 4 : Unknown function but conserved in other organisms; MaGe:77310385), whose product is MGDFIQELWAFMKERKKFWLLPIILVLVLLGSLIVLTQGSAVAPFIYTLF
- a CDS encoding NodB homology domain-containing protein (MaGe:77310386): MIARLKAATWRTLGGLYSGSGLSQFRHQGRVIVLTYHRVVPQTVVERQHIQPGMYMLEESFAAHIAYLRERFTILALDDLLDLWRTNQFKRDQSYCVITFDDGWRDNYQFAFPILRRHVVPATIFLATDFIGTTRWFWPDRMMLVLERARAQRSDSITRDEVSAMLVDTVGVRQTTDGSFMSVKSGMSIDSSAIVELCKEVAVDEIEALIDRLGRALDLNVSSERVLLDWTEVREMAAQGVSFGSHSCSHRILTNIPLSEVSHELIESRNAMLQQGIAPSSAFCYPNGNFNSDIQKLVEGGGYRAAVGCEIGLEGDCPDDLYALKRVSLHEDSSSSYSLLALALSGLR
- a CDS encoding FemAB family PEP-CTERM system-associated protein (MaGe:77310381); translated protein: MNIVLLQDSYDEALWDQYVLNHPQASGYHLLAWRGVIRKVFGHSTPYLMAKDGEGRVRGVLPLVFTKSPMFGQFLTSMAFFNYGGVLADGAEAAQALLNAAAGTAQEVGAAHIELRQEELLETEWPVRSKKVSMRLALPSDYDALLKAFPSKLRSQVRRAQKEGMDVRVGGTELLGDYYRVFSRCMRDLGTPVYEKRFFETILETFPKEARLCVVSLNGAPLASGFLYGFRNRLEIPWAASDKRFSRLSPNMFLYGAVLEFACREGFKEFDFGRSSVDSGTYRFKAQWGAQPHQLYWYYWLSEGRAIPELNPDNPKFKAAIAVWQRLPLPIANLIGPHLVKYLP
- a CDS encoding conserved membrane protein of unknown function (Evidence 4 : Unknown function but conserved in other organisms; MaGe:77310390): MMRPDVGRAQLAATSKLKLGSLAPLRQAPESKAGFYLVLAYLLFEFGRPQEIVPGLRAIPFGTGLSVLILLNVLMSGKLDFSRTQTKLWIPLFAVMAVHVPLAVNNFWALMTFKDMFLLFCVYLGIVVFVNSLERMMTLMKLWMGVHGFLAVMGVVKGGVGIGAWMGDENDFCMVMDMAAPFGYFLFFGATGMTQKLKYLGMLGTFILGAMASLSRGGFIGLASVGVYCWYRSPKKLNAFLLVVVAVVFMVILAPDRYWDEIASSTSAETMGQDGTGGARLYTWGIGMNMFFSNPIIGIGQSNFPWTFSIYEAGQTFNERSFGGRQAHSAWVTLIAELGLVGIAIVGAMLFQSYRDLKFVRTTFAPPSARQTHGQTVRAKEDIRVYLAMAMEGSLIGYIVSSVFISTLWYPSLWIMMAFVVALRNISEGQSAEVSAKTVQSKYPWGSSLQQAGERPSSRF
- a CDS encoding Glycosyl transferase, group 1 (MaGe:77310389), which produces MTASESKTTVLHLSTSSGPGGAERMISTLAAALNHSHARVIVGLFRPGWLQTECERLGVSVMVIPLTGVFGLHWFLKSWRLIRKERVALIHAHEFSAIVCGWILAKIAGVPLVATVHGKNYFWEKWRRRIAYRLVSRYGNLIAVSEDLKRFICDKVGVAARQVQVIYNGVAPAQIIAADETQACKAELEIVGRYPVLGVVGSLYPVKGHRFLISAMPELIRRWPDAVLLVIGRGELEASLKAQVEQLGIAANVRFLGMRQDVPRLLSVLDVFVLPSLSEGLSLALLEAMASGKPVVATSVGGNPELVDQGQTGLLVPSEDAGSLADRLVELIQDFPLMQRFSVQGTTRAHERFSLEHMTVQYRGLYARLLSDGDESAV
- a CDS encoding putative carbamoyl phosphate synthase large subunit (Evidence 3 : Putative function from multiple computational evidences; MaGe:77310387), whose translation is MEPKACVLVTDGQERAALAITRSLGQAGLRVIVGAETSQSLAGASKYCSRTWQYPSPQKDPSRFVSSLSDAVDQLGLTAIMPVTDATTQLLAARRGQFQTAVLDTLPSLESYELVSDKYRLMKVAQDLGVPIPTTVYVSDGDLASVLDRVTTFPVVVKPGRSLQMVDGRWTKTSVHFVSSIEELTELYRSVPYLKNPSLIQQRVEGEGQGVFGLFDQGRPCALFAHRRIREKPPAGGVSVLRESIELPKLMTDYAVKLLEHVKWHGVAMVEFKVDPMSKIPKLMEINGRFWGSLQLAIDAGLNMPYLLHRVASGLPVAVPNNAYQVGTRSRWLLGDLDHLLLRLTRSNAALHLGPEAPSRWRCLVDFSKLFQRRLHYEVESLSDPRPALMEYRAWISQLVGGAR
- a CDS encoding Aminotransferase DegT (MaGe:77310382); the encoded protein is MKLQRTIPPTAAPLSFGDLVWSVSGLLGGQRQRAKRILELKTHYGAGAAFLVSSGKAALTVILTSLARASRRRQVIIPAYTCFSVPSAVVKAGLEVVLCDVDPNTLDFKFAELEGLLNDQVLCVVSTHLFGRPADTVRVKHLCEGKGIFVVEDAAQAMGGQVDSRLLGMIGDVGFYSLGRGKNMTCGTGGIILTSSAPLAEAIEAEYASLPEAPWLHVVRNWLELFVMCIFIHPALYWFPAGLPFLGLGETKFYTDFQMFRMDDVRARLLNGWQRKLMQANQGRSARARRLVEGLDLIRKGIQPIMGEGSLFLRLPVLVSSREAKEAVCRLSREQGAGLSPNYPATVQAIPELAGRLEGRRYPGAQAIVDRLVTVPTHQFVSEQDRRKIECVLATQGECSVQGNAAAGDPSTRGTGHRHAQARN